The Stigmatella ashevillena genomic sequence GGGCGCGGATCTGCAACGCAAGGTGGTGCTGCGCACCTGCGGCCCCACCAATGGGGTGTGCCACAACCAGAAGGAGTACCCGGACCTGCACACCGCGGGCACCTTCGCCGCCGCCATCAACGCGCCCTGCAACGTGCAGGCGGGCAGCTACGAGGGGGTGTACGACCGGTGCGAGCGGCTCGGGGACCGCTTCAAGTTCAAGGAGCAGTCCTTCCGTGAAATCGAGATCGGCTGGTATGCCGTCGTCCTCGGGGCGTACGTGGAGTACCCAGACAATTCCGTGCCTCCCTCGGATGCCGCGGGCTTCCACCTGCACCTGAGGGAGCCGGTGCCCCTGGCGCAGGGAAGGGCGCACTGGGGGACGGGGACCTTCATCCGCAACTTCATCAACGCCCAGGGCAACGTGGAGGCGCTGTCCTTCGCCAGCTACAACACGCGCTGGTGGGTGCTGGACGATGGGCGCCACCTGTTCGGCGAGGTGCACGACTACCAGCGGGATGCGGTGGATGCGCTGCTCTCGGTGGGCATCCTCCAGGGCGACCAGAACCGCAACGGCGTCTTCGGCGCGCGAGAGGGCAAGGCCGTGCCGCTCCTCAACCCGGGCAAGCCCGAGGAGAGCTACCTGGTGGCCCGCATGCGCGGGCACATGCAGGGAGAGCCCATTCCGGGCTCGCGCATGCCGCTGGCGAACCAGCCGCCGTCCATTCCCGACATGCTGGCGCTGATGTGTTTCATCGAGGGGCTGGATCCCAATGCCGCTCAGTGGAACCTCTCCTCCGCCATCGACTACGCCCGGTGTTCCTACATCGCCAACCCGCAGGCGTTGAGCTTGGTGGGCACGGGGGTGACGTGGCGGGGCCGCGTGCAGCCCATCCTCCAGTCGAGCTGCGGCGGTTGCCATGGCGGCGCCAGCCCTCAGGGGGGACTGGATTTGCTCTCCGCGAATGCGTGGACGCGCCTGCGTCAGGCCTCCGCGCAGAACGCCAACCTCAAGCTCATTGATTCGGGTCGTCCGGAGACGAGCTACCTGTGGCTCAAGCTCTCGGGGGACGGCAGCATCCTCGGGGGCCGCATGCCGGTGGACCCCCTCAATGGCACCCGCACGTTGCCCCCGGAGCAGCTCGCCGACATCGAGGCCTGGATTCTCGCCGGGGCGCTGGAAGACGGGTAAAAGCAGGAAATTTTCAGCAGCCGGGGAATTTCACACTCTGGGTGAAGAAAAAGTTCTCGTCCTCGTAGATAGTTCGCGCCTAGGTGCACACGCACCCCCCCAGGGGTCTTTCGGACCCTGGCGTGGGCACCGGGTGCAACGCTCCCCGCCCAATGCCTGAGCGGGGTTTCACGAGGTCGAGACATCCATGAAGGCCGTACGCATCCCCCTTGAACCCCAGCCCCGTAGAAGCGAACCCCCCCCGCGCAGGTCAGACACCGGAGGCCGTGCTGTGCTGTCAGGCCTCCTGGCGCTGTGGGCCTGCGTGGCCGCCTGCAGCCCAGCGCCCGCCGAAGCGCCTCAGGAGCAAGCCCCTGCCACGAAGAACACGGCGCTGGCCTCCGTGCCGGTGTTGTCTCCTGCCTTCCCCGTGAGCGCCGCGAGCCCGGGCTCGCCGCCGCCTCAGCAGCAGGCCTTCACGGCCGCAGCGGGCCATGGCATCTACCTGGCGGTATGGTGGGAGGTCATCGGGAACAGCCCGAAGATCTTCGCGACTCGCGTGAGGGCTTCGGATGGTGTGCCGCTGGACGCCAGTCCCCTGCTTGTCGGCGGAACCACGGGCACACCGTTCAATCCCGCGGTGGCCTTCGACGGCACGAACTTCCTGGTGGCCTG encodes the following:
- a CDS encoding c-type cytochrome domain-containing protein; translation: MMRSWLAGVLAVLLAGCGGSNSYTGPSGDIPFDPLRPTPGEPAVVSPYTGSDPLVLEAQSRLSTGADLQRKVVLRTCGPTNGVCHNQKEYPDLHTAGTFAAAINAPCNVQAGSYEGVYDRCERLGDRFKFKEQSFREIEIGWYAVVLGAYVEYPDNSVPPSDAAGFHLHLREPVPLAQGRAHWGTGTFIRNFINAQGNVEALSFASYNTRWWVLDDGRHLFGEVHDYQRDAVDALLSVGILQGDQNRNGVFGAREGKAVPLLNPGKPEESYLVARMRGHMQGEPIPGSRMPLANQPPSIPDMLALMCFIEGLDPNAAQWNLSSAIDYARCSYIANPQALSLVGTGVTWRGRVQPILQSSCGGCHGGASPQGGLDLLSANAWTRLRQASAQNANLKLIDSGRPETSYLWLKLSGDGSILGGRMPVDPLNGTRTLPPEQLADIEAWILAGALEDG